The Elephas maximus indicus isolate mEleMax1 chromosome 19, mEleMax1 primary haplotype, whole genome shotgun sequence genome contains a region encoding:
- the KRT32 gene encoding keratin, type I cuticular Ha2 yields the protein MTSNCCVTNSSPASVKSCPRPSSVCSSSVSCRPELYLGYICQPMTCMPSSCMPTTYWPSSCLSKTYLPSSCRPSSCWPTGNISSSMGTCGWYCEGSFNGNEKETMQFLNDRLANYLEKVRQLEQENANLENKIQEACQSQVPTLCPDYQSYFQTIEELQQKVLCTRAENARMVVHIDNAKLAADDFRTKYETELSMRQLVEADINGLRRILDDLTLCKADLEAQVESLKEELLCLKKNHEEEVSTLRCQLGDRLNIEVDAAPPVDLNRMLEEMRCQYETVVETNRKGVEEWFNTQMEELNQQVATSCEQLQSYQSDVIDLRRTVNTLEIELQAQQSLRGSLENMLTETEARCSSQLSQMQCVITNVETQLADIRCDLERQNQEYKVLLDVKARLECEINTYRGLLESEDCKLPCNPCSTPSCPPCAPCQPCVPRTICVPRTVCVPCIPGPQGHY from the exons ATGACATCCAACTGCTGTGTCACCAATAGCTCACCTGCCTCTGTCAAAAGCTGCCCCCGACCCTCCTCTGTCTGCTCCAGCAGTGTGAGCTGCCGGCCTGAGCTCTACCTGGGTTATATCTGCCAGCCCATGACATGCATGCCTTCCTCCTGCATGCCAACCACCTACTGGCCATCCAGCTGCCTCTCCAAGACCTATCTGCCCAGCTCCTGCCGGCCCAGCAGCTGCTGGCCAACTGGTAACATCTCCAGCTCCATGGGTACCTGTGGCTGGTATTGTGAAGGGTCTTTCAACGGCAATGAGAAGGAGACCATGCAGTTCCTGAATGACCGCCTGGCCAACTACCTGGAGAAGGTGAGGCAGCTGGAGCAGGAGAACGCCAACCTGGAGAACAAGATCCAAGAGGCCTGCCAGTCTCAGGTGCCCACCTTGTGTCCAGACTACCAGTCCTACTTCCAAACCATTGAAGAGCTCCAGCAGAAG GTTCTGTGCACCAGGGCAGAGAATGCCAGGATGGTTGTGCACATTGATAATGCCAAGCTGGCTGCGGACGACTTCAGGACCAA GTATGAGACGGAGCTGTCCATGCGGCAGCTGGTGGAGGCTGACATCAATGGCCTGCGCAGGATCCTGGATGATCTGACCCTGTGCAAGGCCGACTTGGAGGCCCAGGTGGAGTCCTTGAAGGAGGAGCTGCTGTGCCTCAAGAAGAACCACGAAGAG GAAGTCAGTACCCTTCGATGTCAGCTTGGGGACCGCCTTAACATTGAGGTTGATGCTGCACCCCCAGTGGATCTGAACAGGATGCTGGAAGAGATGCGGTGTCAGTATGAGACCGTGGTGGAGACCAACCGCAAGGGCGTGGAGGAATGGTTCAACACACAG ATGGAGGAGCTTAACCAGCAGGTGGCCACAAGCTGCGAGCAGCTTCAGAGCTACCAGTCGGACGTCATTGATCTGAGGCGGACGGTCAACACGCTGGAGATCGAGCTACAGGCCCAGCAGAGCCTG AGGGGCTCTCTGGAAAATATGCTGACCGAGACGGAGGCCCGCTGCAGCTCTCAGCTGTCCCAGATGCAGTGCGTGATCACCAATGTGGAGACCCAGCTGGCTGACATCCGCTGTGACCTGGAGCGTCAGAACCAGGAGTACAAGGTGCTGCTGGATGTCAAGGCCCGGCTGGAGTGTGAGATCAACACATACCGGGGTCTGCTGGAGAGTGAGGACTGCAA